The genomic interval AAAAGCACGGCTGCGTGCGCGAGGCGATGATCATTACCTCGGCGCTCTCCATTCAGGACCCGCGCGAGCGTCCGATGGACAAGCAGCAGGCGTCTGACGAAAAGCACCGTCGCTTCCACGACAAAGAGTCCGATTTCCTCGCCTTCGTGAACCTGTGGAACTATCTCGGCGAGCAGCAAAAAGCGCTCTCCTCGAACCAGTTCCGCCGCCAGTGCCGCGTAGATTTCCTCAACTACCTGCGCGTGCGCGAGTGGCAGGATATCTACACCCAGCTGCGCCAGGTGGTGAAAGAGCTGGGGATCCCGGTGAACAGCGAACCGGCGGAGTACCGCGAGATTCACATCGCGCTGCTGACCGGCCTGCTCTCCCACATTGGGATGAAGGATGCAGAAAAGCAGGAGTATACCGGCGCGCGCAACGCCCGTTTCTCCATCTTCCCCGGTTCCGGCCTGTTCAGGAAGCCGCCGAAATGGACCATGGTCGCCGAGCTGGTGGAAACCAGCCGCCTGTGGGGGCGCATTGCAGCGCGCATCGATCCAGAATGGGTGGAGCCGGTGGCCCAGCACCTGCTGAAACGCTCTTACAGTGAACCGCACTGGGAGCGTGCGCAGGGCGCGGTGATGGCGACCGAGAAAGTGACCGTTTACGGCCTGCCGGTGGTGGCCGCGCGTAAGGTTAACTACAGCCAGATTGACCCGGCGCTCAGCCGCGAGCTGTTTATCCGCCACGCGCTGGTGGAGGGCGACTGGCAGACGCGCCATGCGTTCTTCCGCGAAAACCTGAAGCTGCGCGCGGAAGTGGAGGAGCTTGAGCACAAGTCGCGCCGCCGCGACATTCTGGTGGACGATGAGGCGCTGTTTGAGTTTTACGACCAGCGCATCAGCCACGATGTCATATCCGCTCGCCATTTCGACAGCTGGTGGAAGAAGGCCAGCAAAGAGACGCCGGACCTGCTCAACTTTGAAAAGAGCATGCTGATTAAAGAGGGGGCGGAGTCGGTCAGCAAGCTCGACTACCCGAACTTCTGGCATCAGGGCAACCTCAAGCTGCGTCTGACGTATCAGTTTGAGCCGGGTGCCGACGCGGATGGCGTGACCGTTCATATTCCGCTACCGCTGTTAAACCAGGTTGACGAGAGCGGCTTCGAGTGGCAAATCCCCGGCCTGCGCCGCGAGCTGGTGATTGCGCTGATCAAATCCCTGCCGAAACCGGTACGCCGTAACTTTGTGCCTGCGCCAAACTATGCGGAAGCGTTTTTAGGCCGCGTTACGCCGCTGGAGCTGCCGCTGCTGGACGCTCTGGAGCGTGAATTCCGCCGCATGACCGGCACCACCATCGACCGCGATGACTGGAACTGGGATCAGGTGCCCGATCACCTGAAAATCAGCTTCCGCGTGGTGGACGATAAAAACAAAAAGCTGCTGGAAGGGCGTTCGCTGAGCGAGCTGAAAGAGGCGCTGAAAGGCAAAGTTCAGGAGACGCTCTCTGCGGTGGCGGACGACGGCATCGAGCAGAGCGGGCTGCACATCTGGAGCTTTGGTCAGCTTCCGGAAAGCTACGAACAGAAGCGCGGCAACTATAAGGTCAAAGCCTGGCCGGCGCTGGTGGACGAGCGCGACAGCGTAGCGATCAAGCTGTTTGATAATCCGCAGGAACAGCAGCAGATGATGTGGCGCGGGCTGCGTCGACTGCTGCTGCTCAACATCCCGTCGCCGATTAAATATCTGCACGAGAAGCTGCCGAACAAAGCCAAGCTGGGGCTGTACTTTAACCCATACGGCAAGGTGCTGGATCTGATTGACGACTGCATCTCCTGCGGCGTGGACAAACTGATCCACGAGGCGGGCGGTCCGGTCTGGACGGAAGAGGGCTTTGCACAGCTTCATGACAGGGTGCGCGCGGAGCTGAACGACACCGTGGTGGAGATTGCCAAACAGGTCGAGCAGATCCTCACCGCCGTGTTCAATATCAACAAGCGCCTGAAGGGGCGCGTGGATATGACCATGGCGTTGGGGCTGTCTGACGTGAAGGCGCAGATGGCGGGGCTGGTCTATCGCGGCTTTGTCACCGGCAACGGCTTTAACCGTCTTGGCGATACGCTGCGCTATCTGCAGGCGATTGAAAAACGTCTGGAGAAAATGGCGGTCGATCCGCACCGCGATCGCGCGCAGATGCTGAAAGTAGAAAGCGTGCAGCAGGCGTGGCAGCAGTGGCTGAACAAGCTGCCGCCTGCCCGCCGCGATGATGAAGACGTCCAGACGATCCGCTGGATGATCGAGGAGCTGCGCGTCAGCTTCTTTGCCCAGCAGCTCGGTACGCCGTATCCGATTTCGGATAAGCGTATTCTGCAGGCGATGGAGCAGATTTCCGGTTAAAACCCGGTTTTATCCCTCTCCCTCTGGGAGAGGGGCGCGTGAGGGCATCAGCCCGCACATTTTATCAGCCGTTCACTATCGCCAGCGTAAACCCATCCCATCCCTTAACCCCCACCGTTTGCAGCGCGGTGGCGGTTAGGCGCGGGTTATCCCCTGTCATCTCAATAAAACGCCGCACCCCCAGCACGCGCGCGTCGTCGCTTTGCCCGTTAATCACTTCGCCCTCGCGCACCACGTTATCGCCGATAATCACCGTACCCGGGCGGGAGTAGTGCAACGCCCACTCCAGATAGCCGGGATTGTTTGGCTTATCGGCATCAATAAAGATCAGGTCGAACGGCGGAACGTCACCGAAATTCTCTAGCGAGTTCAGCGCCGGGCCTTCAATCAGTTCAATACGATCGTTCAGCCCCGCGAGGTGAATATTCTGGTGGGCAACATCGGCATGCGTCGGGTCAGCCTCAAGCGTAATCAGCTTTCCGTCCGGCGGCAGGGCGCGCGCCATCCAGATTGAGCTATAGGCGCCCAACGTACCGATCTCAAGAATGCGTCTTGCCTGCGTCATGCGCACGAACAGTGCCAGCAGCTGTCCCTGATTGGCCGCAACATCGTGTTCGGGTAGCCCGGCGCGCTTGTTGTTTTCCAGTACCTGATGAAGTACGTCATCGTCAGGGATAAGCGAAGAAATCATGTAATTATCTACTGCAGACCACTGTTGTTGCATAGATTGACTCCTTGGTTTTTCGCCCTCTCCCTGTGGGAGAGGTCCGGGGTAAGTGCATCAGCGCGCAAACCGGGTTCACACGCTCTTCCAGCCGCCGCCCAGCGCTCTGTACAAATCAATTTGTGCCAGCAGCAGGTTATTTTTCACCTGCACGACGCTGGTCTGAACCGAGTACAGCGTACGCTGTGCGTCCAGCACGTCCAGATAGGAGGAGTAGCCGTTGCGATTGCGGTTCTGCGCAATGCGCAGCGTCTCCTGCGCTACATCCTGCTGGGCAAGCAGCTCCGTCAGCTGTTCCTGATAGCGCGTAATGGCATCAAGGCTGTTGTTCACTTCGGCAAACGCGTTACGCACGGTTTTTTCGTAGGCGTACAGCGCCTGGTTACGCTGGGACTGGGAAATATCCACCTGCGCATTCAGCGCCTGGCGGTTCAGCAGCGGAGCGAGAATACTGCCTCCGACGCTCCAGAGCTGAAGCGGGTTGTCCAGCAGGCCGGATAGAGTGCGATCCTGTATCGACCCTGTTGCGGTCAGGTTGATCGACGGCAGCAGGCTCGCGCGCGACGCGGCAAGCGAGGCGTCAGCCGCAACCAGCTGTCGTTCAGCCTGAACGATATCCGGCCGACGGTTCAGAAGCGAAGAAGGCAGCTGTGACGGCAGCGTCAGCGGCGTAAGTGCCGCGAAGCTTTCGCTGCGCGCCACCGCCCCGGGATTGCTTCCCAGCAGCAGGCTCAGGGCATTCTCCTGCTGTGCAATCTGATGCTGCAGCACGGGCACCTGCGCCCGCGTTGAGCGCAGTTCGGAATCCGACTGCATCAGCTCCAGGCGCGAGCTGTAGCCCGTCTCAAACTGACGCTTCGCGAGGTTAAATGCCTCCTCGCGCGATTTCAGCGTGGACTCGGTCACGCGCAGCTGTTGATCCAGCGCGAGGAGGGTGACGTAGCCGGATGCAACGGACGAGGCGACGGTCAAATCCGCGGCGGCGGCGGCGGCTTTTTGCGCCTCCAGCGAGGCCTCGGCAGCGCGCGAGGTGCTGCGGTTGACGCCCCATATATCAACGTCATAGCTCGCCGTCAGGCTCCCTCTGTAAAGCGTGCCGTAGACAGGCAGCCCGGTCGCGGCGGATTGCGAACGGGCGCGCGTCCCGGTTACGCCCGCGTCAAGCGACGGAAACAGGCTGCCGTCGGCCGCAAAGACCCGCGCCTGATACTCGTTAATTCGTTCGCGGGCGATCAGCACGTCGCTGTTGTTCTTCAGCGCCTGATCCACGTAGCGGTTGAGGTTGTTGTCATGAAAATTGCGCCACCAGAGCCGCTCCGCCGGGCTGGCAGGACCGGAATCGGCGCGCCACTGGGCGGGGATTTGCAGCGTCGGCTGCGCCGGTTTTACGTCGACGGACTGGCATCCGGCCAGCGTCACCGCCAGCACCAGACCGGCTATCGGGCGAAGGGTCATTGTTTGCCCTCCCGCGTATCAATCGTTACCTGCACCGACATGCCCGGACGCAGCAGGGCGGACTCTTCAGGCTTACCAAGCACCTCGATGCGCACCGGAATACGCTGAGCGATTTTGACAAAGTTGCCGGTGGCGTTATCCGGCGTGATGGCGCTGAATTCAACCCCGGTTGCCGGCGAGATGCTCTCCACGCGGCCCTGATACGCTTTGTCGTTCAGGGCATCGACGGTGAATTTGACAGGCTGACCGACGCGCAGCTCTGCGAGCTGCGTCTCTTTGATATTGGCGATCACCCAGTGCTGCGGCGGAACCAGCGTGGTGAGGTGGGTCCCGGCGGTCACGTACGCCCCGAGACGCACGGCAATCTGGCCGAGCTGGCCGTCGCGCGGGGCGATAATGCGGGTGTTTTGCAGGTCAATCTGCGCCAGCTCCAGCGCCGCTTTCGCGTTTTCGACATCCGCCTCCAGCGCACCGCGATTGACAATCACCGCCTGCAGATCCTGACGCGACATCTCAAGCGTGGCTTTGGCCTGGTCGATATCGGCGCTGCCTTGGGCGGCACTGGCCAGCGCGGCGTCGCGTTCGCGAATGGATAGCGAGCCGTCAGACGTCAGCTCTTTAACCCGCTTTAAATCCGCCTGCGTTTTCAGGCTCTGGGCGCGGGCATTTTTCAGCGCCGCGTCGTTTTTAGCGATCGTCGCTTCGGCGCTTTTACGCTGCTGCAGGTTGTTATTGAGCGCGGCAATTTTCATCGCCAGCTGCGCCTCTGCCTGATGCACGCGCTGACGATAGATGCGGTCATCAATCTGCAGCAGCAGGTCGCCTTTTTTAACCTGCGCAAAGTCTTGAACCTTTACCTCGGTGATATAGCCATTCACCTGGGGACTGATGAACGTCGTCTGGCCGCGCACGTAGGCGTTATCGGTAAACTGCGTGTGGCGAGTGAACGGCGGTAGCTGCCACGCATAAAGGATCACCAGCACGCCAACAATACCGATGGCGGCGGCGGTGAAAACGGAAACAATCCGCACATTTTTGCGCGTGTTGGCCTGCTCTTTGGCGGCATCCTGCTGACTCATAAACTCTCCAGAAATATTTCAATTATTTTTTGCCGGTGGCGTTCTTAAGCGCCATACGGGCAGTGATGCGCAGGCGCAGCAAGCGCCATAAAATCCAGACCAGCGTGGCGGCAGCGATGCTCGCCGTCAGCAGATAAGTATCGTTGTAGGCCAGAATATTCGCCTCCAGCGCGGTCACCGTTTGCAGCTGCGTTACCGCCTGGACTCCCAGCAGCGAACTGTCGCCAATCAGGCTCTGGTACATCTGGGTGTAAGCCTGGATGCGCTCGTTGACCAGCGGATTGAGCGTGGTGAGCTGGTCCGCCAGCAGGCTGGAGTGGTACTTCTCGCGCCAGGTCTGGAAGGTGCCGAGGATGGCGGAGCCCAGCAGGCCGCCAAGGTTCTGGCTCATACCAAACATCACCGAGAAGCTGACCAGGTTGCGCGGGTCTGCGATCACGCCGCCAATGGCGGCCAGCATGGCGGGCGCGAGGAAGAAGGCGCTGCCGAAGCCCAGCAGGAACTGGCTTAACATCAGCTGATCCGGTCGGGTCAGATTATTGGACTGGCTGTCCAGCAGTGAGGCAACAATCATCAGCGCCAGGGAGGTAATAATCGGCCACGCCAGTTTGGTGGGCTTGATGGTGAGACAGCTGGTGACGATCCCGCAGACGATCCCGGCGAAAATGGACCACGCCAGGTGGGTCATCTGTTCGTTCTGTAGCCCCACGTACTGCAGCCAGCCGATGACGCCTGTGTTTTGCTCTGCCAGCACGATGCGGATCAGCAGCATAATCAGCCCCAGACGGACGATGCTGCCGCTCGACAGCCAGCGGGTGTTCAGCAGCGGGTTGGCGCGGTTATGTTCAAAGACGATGGCAGCGACAATCAGCACCAGCGAGAGCGCCAGCGACCAGCCGATCCAGGGCGCCTCGAACCACCAGTCAAGACGGCCTAAAGAGAGCACGGCGCAGAGGAGGGCCATCCCGGGGGCCATTAAAAAGAAGGTGATAAAGTCTTTTTTTTCGAAGACTTTACGCCGGTCGCCCGGCGGCAGTTTTAAGGCTATTACGCAGGCCAGGGAGATCAGCGCCAGCCCCAGTTCGAAGAAATAGAGCCCGCGCCACTCGTCCAGCTGCAGCAGCTCGGTGGAAAACAGACGCGCCAGAGGAATGGCGAGCGACGACCCGGTAATGCCGATGGTGAGCGCCTTCAGGCGGTGCTTCGCAGGCCAGGCCTGGATCTGGTAGTAAATCCCCAGCGAGCTGAGCGCGGCGGCCACCATCCCGTGCGCGGCGCGAACCATCAGCGCCGAGCTGAGATCGTTAACGAACAGGTGGAAAAAGGTCACCAGCACGTACAGCACCAGAAAACCTTCCGTGAAGGCGCGCAAACCGTACTGCTGGCGGAACTTCACCAGCAGCAGGTTAATGGAAATGTTGGTCATGACGTAGACCGCGGGCAGCCAGGCAATTTCGGTAGACCAGGCGCCGAACGTGCCCTGCAAATTTTGCAGGTTGGCGGTCACCACCGCATTTCCCAGGGCACCCGTCAGGCAGACCAGCAGGCCCACGATGCCGTAGGCAATGCGTTTTGGCGTAGCGTGCTCAGGCGTGGAGGGCGAACCCAGCAGAGCGGGTTTTTCATGTGGCTGCCACTCGCGAGGAGCATAAGGGTCGCGTTCGGGCAGGCGCATAACGTCGTTTACCTTAGAAATAATTGAATAATTAGCGGGCTAGCGATTCTACGACTGTCGCAAATGATAATTCAAGTGAATATGATTTGCGCATGTTAATCAAATGGTGAAGGGAAATTTAAGGAAAAAGAGCGGCCCGAAAGTCGGGCCGGGAACTGTCAGAGACGTTCGGGCTGCGCCCCGATAAGTGAGGTGCGCTTAACGCGGCTGGCGCAGAGAATCGCGATTAAGGAAATAACCACCGTGACGGCAAGATACCAGGCCACCGGAACCCAGTCGCCGTCATATTTTGCCAGCAGGCCGGTGGCAATCAGCGGCGCGGTACCGCCGGCCAGCGCGGCCCCAAGCTGATAGCCGAGCGTAATGCCGGTGTAGCGCACGTTTGCACTAAAGATTTCAGAGCACAGCGTGCCGAGTACCGCCGTTACCGGTGCCCACAGCACGCCAAAGGCGATGACTGTGGCGAGCACAATTCCCCAGGTTGTCCCGGTATTGAGCAGCATAAACCACGGCACGATAAATAAACCCAGGATGAAGACGCTGGTAGCATACATGCGTTGACGACCAATTTTATCCGAAAGCAGCCCCATTAACGGAATCATAACCGTGGCCACCAGGGCTCCCAGCGTCACGGCTTCCAGCGCCTGCGATTTCTGATAGCTCAGCGTGCTGGTGGCATAGCTCACCACGAACGTAGAGAAAATATAGAAGGGTGCGGTTTCCACGACCTTCAAACCGGCGGCAATCAGCACTTCACGCCAGTGATGTTTCAGCGTATCGCGCAGGGGAGCCTTAGCCACCTGGCCGGACGCTTTCACTCTCTTAAAATCGGGCGTTTCATCGATATCTTTGCGGATCCACAGGCCGAGCAACACCAGAACCGAACTCAGCAGGAACGGGATGCGCCAGCCCCAGGAGAGAAAATCCTCCTCGCTGAACAGCGTCATCAGCGAGACGATAAAGGTCGCCATCAGCATGCCGATGGTCACGCCCGCCTGCGGAATACTGCCGAAGAAGCCTTTACGTTTTTCTGGTGCGTATTCGTAGGCCAGCAACAGCGCGCCGCCCCATTCACCGCCGATGCCCATCCCCTGAATGATACGCATCAGGATCAGCAGAGCGGGCGCCCACAGGCCAATCATCTCATACGTGGGCAGCAGGCCAATCATAACGGTTGCACCTCCCATCAAGGAGAGCGTGAGAACGAGAGTTTTTTTACGTCCGATGCGGTCGCCAATATGGGCGAAAAGTACCCCGCCAATCGGACGAATAAAAAAGGTTAATGAGAAAGAGAGATACGAGAGAATGAGTCCGATCACCGGATCGACCATCGGGAAAAAGATCTTATTGAAGACCAGCGCGGCCGCCGTACCGTAGAGAAAATAGTCAAACCATTCAATGGCGCTCCCGGTAAGGCTGGCGATTAGGACCTTCTTATTTTTTCGTAATACCGTCGTCGTACTTTCATGTTCTGTCATGACCTGAAACCCCGCCACGTTGATGATGTATGAGGTGTCACCTGGCGCGCTTCAGGTGCAACCTGTGATGATGAAAAAGGTTGTGAAATTGTTAAGCAACTTAGGGTTGGATGTTGTTTTTGGCAAGCGCAGGGGGGATAAAACTGGTCAGATCACGGTGAAATAAGCAGCGCTGGGTGCTTTTTCATGCCGTCTGCACAATACAATGTTTTGTAAGGCTGGAAATCAAAAGCATAATAGGCAGGTGCAACCCGATGATTTTTGGATGTTTCTGGTTATTTCAGAAAAATGATAAATTCGGCGATTCAACAACGTGAGGAGTTCCCCATGGTTCAGCCCCATTTTCCCCTTCTGGCGGACGCCACGCTGGCGGCCATCAATACTGTCGGTGAATGGCTGGCGCAGGACGACCTGAGCGGCAGCCGCCAGCACCCGGACGTCGATGCGGTGATTCTGGCTGGGAACGCGGTAATCCCGACCATTGACGCGGCCTGCCGGATTGCCTCTCAGAAAGATGTGCCGCTCCTGATAAGCGGCGGCATCGGCCACTCGACCACCTTTTTATACGCAGCCGTCGGCAGTCATCCGCGTTATCACACCGTCCCGGTGGCTGGGCGGGCGGAAGCGCGCATTCTTGCCGACATTGCGCGGGAGTTCTGGCAGATCCCCGAGGCGCGTCTGTGGATTGAAGACCAATCCACCAACTGCGGTGAAAACGCGCGTTTTAGCTGGAACATGCTGAATCAGCACCATCAAACGACCGGGCGGGTGCTGGTGGTGCAGGATCCGACGATGCAGCGCCGCACGATGGCGACGTTTGCCCGCGTGTGCCGCGATGAACTCGCATCGCCGCAGTGGATCAGCCATCCGGGGTTTACGCCAGCGCTGCAAAACGGTAAAGATGGCGTGGAATTTATCGGGGGCAACGCAGGAGTTTGGCCCGTTGAGCGTTACCTTTCGCTGGTTCTGGGGGAGCTGCCGCGGCTGTATGATGACGTTAACGGCTATGGCCCGGCCGGAAGGGATTTTATCGCGCACGTTGACTTTCCTGAGGCGGTGATTGCCGCGTGGAAACAGCTGCAGCAGGATCCGGTCCTGAAGGGGGAGCGTAAGATAATCTAAACACGGAACAATTCCCTCGCCCCATTGGGGAGAGGGTTAGGGGAAAGAATCACAGCGCCGCAAACTTATCCAGCGTCCGCACCAGCTGCGTCACGAAACCGTACTCGTTGTCATACCACGCTACCGCTTTCACCAGCTGCAGCTCTCCCGCTTCTGACACCTCCGTCTGCGTAGCGTCAAACACCGAACCATAATGCGAGCCAATCACGTCGGACGACACAATCTCTTCGTCGGTATATCCGAACGATTTATTGCCCTGAGTCGCCTTTTTCAGCGCGGCGTTGATCTCCTCAACGGTCACTTTCTTGCCCATAATCGCCACCAGCTCGGTTACCGAACCTGTTTTTACCGGCACGCGCTGCGCGTGGCCCTTCAGCTTGCCGCTGAGCGCAGGGATCACCAGACCAATAGCTTTTGCCGCACCGGTGGTGTGGGGAATGATATTCTCTGCCGCCGCCCGCGAGGCGCGAAGATCTTTCCCGCGCGGGCCGTCCACCAGCGCCTGGGTACCGGTATAGGCATGAATGGTGGTCATGGTTCCCACTTTTATTTCAAACGCATCGTTCAGGGCTTTTGCCAGCGGGGCGAGGCAGTTGGTGGTGCAGGATGCGACGGAAATAATGGTGTCACTGGCGTCAATGGTGTCGTCATTCACGCTGTAAACGATGGTTTTCATGTCACCCGCAGGCGCAGAGATCAGCACTTTTTTTGCGCCGGCGTCCAGGTGCGCCCGTGATTTCTCTTCGGAAGTATAAAAACCGGTGCACTCCACGACGATATCCACACCTGCGGCTTTCCACGGAATGTGCTTCGCCTCTTTTTCGGCGTACACCGCAATGGTTTTACCGTCCACAATCAGCGCATCCTCGGTGAAATCCACGCTCCACGGGAAGCCACCGTAGTTGGAATCATGCCTGAGCAGGTAGGCCAGCACTTTTGGTGAGGTGAGGTCGTTGATCGCGACGACGGTATTGCTGTCCTGGGTTTCAAGAAGGCGACGCAGTACAAGGCGCCCAATGCGTCCAAAGCCGTTAATGCCAATTTTACTCATGGTGTTCTCCTGTAAACGTGTCGATGCGACAGTTTGAACTCATCCAGGCTTAGACCATCACGGGCAGGGCGGCAATTGAAGATGCTTCATGCGGGAGGAAGTATTTGAAAAACCATACAGAAAAGTTAATGAATTTTTAAGGAAAGGGGATTATGTTGGCGCGGTAACTGTTTTTAATCGGAAAATCACATGCGCACTAAATATACAAGCCTGCAAATCGGCATCCACTGGCTGGTGTTTCTGTTAATCATCGTCGCCTACTGCGCCATGGAATTCAAAGGTTTCTTCCCGCGCACCGCACGTCCACTGATCAATATGATCCACGTCTCGTGCGGGATCGGTATCCTGGTGCTGATGGTAACGCGCCTGCTGGTTCGCCTGAAATTCCGCGCGCCACCGATTCAGCCGAAGCCAAAGGCGATGGTGACGGGGCTGTCCCATCTGGGTCACCTGGTGGTGTATCTGCTGTTTATTGCGCTGCCGCTGATTGGCATTGTGATGATGTATAACCGGGGCAGCGAATGGTTTGCTTTTGGCATGGCGATGCCGCATGCGGCGGAATCAAATTTTGACCTGGTTGATGTGCTGAAAGAATGGCACGAGACGCTGGCGAACCTGGGCTATTTTGTGATTGGCCTGCACGCGGCGGCGGCGCTGATGCATCACTATTTCTGGAAAGATAATACTCTTCTGCGCATGATGCCTAAAAAGCGTCAGTAGTCATCTCGCCCGGCGACGCTTCGCTTGCACGGGCCTACAAACGGTTGTGAATCGTATGCCGGGTAAGCGCAGCGCCACCCGGCATATTTTTTAACCCAGCAGCGCAAGCTCTTCAGCAGTTAACGCCAGCGCCTGCGTTGACCCCGTCTCCGACGACTTCACCGCCGCTTCCAGCACGGCCATCACCGCTAATGCCTCAACAGGGTGGACAGGATTGGCGATTTTCCCGAGCAACGCATCACGGACGTTGATGTAATACTGGCGCTGATCCCCTTTCGGGGTAGGGATCGTCTGCGGTGCACCATCTGCCCCAAAGAACACCATGCTGTCGATGTCTTCGCCCCAGGCTTCACTGCCGGGAATCACCCCTGAGAGCAGCTGCGCTTCCTGCCGATCGATTCTGGCCTTCACCACGCTGCCCTTGTCCCCGTGGACGGTAAAGCGTGCCGTACCGCCAGCCACCAGCATGCTGGCGTGCAGAATGACCTTATGCTCCGGGTAGTTTAAGACCACGTGCGCCCAGTCGTTAATTTCTGCGCCGTCGCGCAGCGTCGCGATATTCCCCTGAACCGACTGCGGCAGACCAAAGAGCTGAAGCGTCTGGTCGATCAGGTGAGGGCCGAGATCAAACCACAGACCGCTCCCGGGGACGTTCTGCTCGCGCCAGCGCACGCGCACTTCCGGGCGGAAGCGGTCAATATGCGATTCCAGGTGTTTAACCTTGCCGAGCGTGCCTTGTTCAATGACCTGCTTAATGCCGAGGAAATCGCTGTCCCAGCGCCGGTTGTGGAAGACGGAGAGCAGCAGCTGCTTTTCATCCGCCAGCGCAATCAGGTCGCGGGCTTCCTGCATATCGAGGGTAAAAGGCTTATCCACGACCACGTGTTTACCCGAGTTCAGGGCCAGCGTCGCCAGCGGCGCGTGCGTGGCATTAGGGGAGGCGATCACCACCAGATCGACATCAGGATGCTGAATGGCCTCTTCCGGTGTTGCCACCACCTGCACGTCCGGCAGATCGCGTTTAACCTTCTCT from Enterobacter sp. JBIWA008 carries:
- a CDS encoding MFS transporter, encoding MTEHESTTTVLRKNKKVLIASLTGSAIEWFDYFLYGTAAALVFNKIFFPMVDPVIGLILSYLSFSLTFFIRPIGGVLFAHIGDRIGRKKTLVLTLSLMGGATVMIGLLPTYEMIGLWAPALLILMRIIQGMGIGGEWGGALLLAYEYAPEKRKGFFGSIPQAGVTIGMLMATFIVSLMTLFSEEDFLSWGWRIPFLLSSVLVLLGLWIRKDIDETPDFKRVKASGQVAKAPLRDTLKHHWREVLIAAGLKVVETAPFYIFSTFVVSYATSTLSYQKSQALEAVTLGALVATVMIPLMGLLSDKIGRQRMYATSVFILGLFIVPWFMLLNTGTTWGIVLATVIAFGVLWAPVTAVLGTLCSEIFSANVRYTGITLGYQLGAALAGGTAPLIATGLLAKYDGDWVPVAWYLAVTVVISLIAILCASRVKRTSLIGAQPERL
- a CDS encoding YdcF family protein codes for the protein MVQPHFPLLADATLAAINTVGEWLAQDDLSGSRQHPDVDAVILAGNAVIPTIDAACRIASQKDVPLLISGGIGHSTTFLYAAVGSHPRYHTVPVAGRAEARILADIAREFWQIPEARLWIEDQSTNCGENARFSWNMLNQHHQTTGRVLVVQDPTMQRRTMATFARVCRDELASPQWISHPGFTPALQNGKDGVEFIGGNAGVWPVERYLSLVLGELPRLYDDVNGYGPAGRDFIAHVDFPEAVIAAWKQLQQDPVLKGERKII
- the gap gene encoding type I glyceraldehyde-3-phosphate dehydrogenase, which encodes MSKIGINGFGRIGRLVLRRLLETQDSNTVVAINDLTSPKVLAYLLRHDSNYGGFPWSVDFTEDALIVDGKTIAVYAEKEAKHIPWKAAGVDIVVECTGFYTSEEKSRAHLDAGAKKVLISAPAGDMKTIVYSVNDDTIDASDTIISVASCTTNCLAPLAKALNDAFEIKVGTMTTIHAYTGTQALVDGPRGKDLRASRAAAENIIPHTTGAAKAIGLVIPALSGKLKGHAQRVPVKTGSVTELVAIMGKKVTVEEINAALKKATQGNKSFGYTDEEIVSSDVIGSHYGSVFDATQTEVSEAGELQLVKAVAWYDNEYGFVTQLVRTLDKFAAL
- the cybB gene encoding cytochrome b561 produces the protein MRTKYTSLQIGIHWLVFLLIIVAYCAMEFKGFFPRTARPLINMIHVSCGIGILVLMVTRLLVRLKFRAPPIQPKPKAMVTGLSHLGHLVVYLLFIALPLIGIVMMYNRGSEWFAFGMAMPHAAESNFDLVDVLKEWHETLANLGYFVIGLHAAAALMHHYFWKDNTLLRMMPKKRQ
- a CDS encoding oxidoreductase, translating into MSKVQTINIALIGYGFVGKTFHAPLLQSVDGIKLAVVSSRDEEKVKRDLPDVQVVATPEEAIQHPDVDLVVIASPNATHAPLATLALNSGKHVVVDKPFTLDMQEARDLIALADEKQLLLSVFHNRRWDSDFLGIKQVIEQGTLGKVKHLESHIDRFRPEVRVRWREQNVPGSGLWFDLGPHLIDQTLQLFGLPQSVQGNIATLRDGAEINDWAHVVLNYPEHKVILHASMLVAGGTARFTVHGDKGSVVKARIDRQEAQLLSGVIPGSEAWGEDIDSMVFFGADGAPQTIPTPKGDQRQYYINVRDALLGKIANPVHPVEALAVMAVLEAAVKSSETGSTQALALTAEELALLG